The Bacteroidia bacterium genome window below encodes:
- a CDS encoding ribonucleoside-diphosphate reductase subunit alpha — translation MYVIKRDGSRESIKFDKITARIQKLCYALDPVHVNPVPVAMKVIEGIYEGVTTSELDNLAAEIAASLTTTHPDYALLASRIAVSNLHKNTSKSFSKAMGMLYNYIDPKTGKKAPLIAEDVHEIIEKNAHILDSTIIYDRDFGYDYFGFKTLERSYLLKINGEVAERPQHMIMRVAIGIHKEDIDAAIITYNLMSERWFTHATPTLFNAGTPKPQMSSCFLLALKEDSIDGIYDTLKNCAKISQSAGGIGLSIHNVRATGSYIRGTNGTSNGIIPMLRVFNDTARYVDQGGGKRKGSFAIYLEPWHADIFDFLDMRKNHGKEETKARDLFTALWIPDLFMKRVEEEGEWSLFCPNEAPGLSDCYGAKFEELYTKYESEGRARKTIKARELWTAIIEAQTETGNPYLLYKDACNEKSNQKNLGTIKSSNLCTEIVEYTAPDEIAVCNLASIALPRFVENGKFDHQRLFDVTYVVTKNLNKIIDKNYYPVPEARRSNMRHRPIGIGVQGLADAFILMRMAFDSEEAQQLNKDIFETIYYASMTASKDLSKVEGHYETYPGSPVSQGIFQFDMWGVTPSNRWEWDVLKEEVKKFGVRNSLLLAPMPTASTSQILGNNECFEPYTSNIYTRRVLSGEFVIVNKHLLKDLVKLGIWNDKLKNKIIGANGSVQGIDEIPQNIKELYKTVWEISQKTIINMAADRGAYICQSQSLNLFIQSPNFAKLSSMHFYAWKKGLKTGMYYLRTKAAADAIKFTVEAESEQPLEILGNEDALILQRQAEISCSLDNPENCESCSG, via the coding sequence ATGTACGTAATCAAAAGAGACGGCAGCCGCGAGTCGATTAAATTCGACAAAATTACAGCACGCATTCAAAAACTTTGTTACGCTTTGGATCCCGTTCATGTGAACCCAGTTCCAGTTGCGATGAAAGTAATTGAAGGCATTTACGAAGGTGTAACCACCAGCGAATTGGACAATTTAGCTGCGGAAATTGCCGCATCACTCACTACCACACATCCTGATTATGCTTTGTTGGCATCGCGTATAGCGGTTTCTAACTTGCATAAAAATACTAGCAAATCGTTTTCGAAAGCAATGGGAATGCTTTACAATTACATTGATCCGAAAACAGGAAAAAAAGCACCGCTTATCGCAGAAGATGTGCATGAAATCATCGAAAAAAATGCACACATTTTAGATTCTACTATTATTTACGACAGAGATTTTGGATACGATTATTTCGGATTTAAAACTTTGGAGAGAAGTTATTTATTGAAAATAAATGGAGAAGTAGCTGAACGTCCGCAACACATGATTATGCGCGTAGCTATCGGTATCCATAAAGAAGACATTGATGCAGCCATCATCACGTATAATTTGATGAGCGAACGTTGGTTTACACACGCTACTCCTACTTTATTTAACGCAGGAACACCAAAACCACAAATGTCATCTTGTTTTTTATTGGCATTGAAAGAAGACAGTATTGATGGTATTTACGATACCTTGAAAAATTGTGCTAAAATATCTCAGTCTGCAGGTGGAATTGGTTTAAGCATTCACAATGTGCGCGCTACTGGATCCTACATCAGAGGGACGAATGGTACGTCTAACGGTATTATCCCGATGTTACGCGTTTTCAATGATACCGCGCGTTATGTGGATCAAGGTGGTGGAAAACGCAAAGGCAGTTTCGCTATTTATTTGGAACCTTGGCATGCGGATATTTTTGATTTTTTAGATATGCGTAAAAATCACGGAAAAGAAGAAACAAAAGCGCGCGATTTATTTACCGCTTTGTGGATTCCGGATTTATTTATGAAACGCGTAGAAGAAGAAGGCGAATGGAGTTTATTTTGTCCGAACGAAGCACCTGGATTATCCGATTGTTACGGTGCAAAATTTGAAGAACTTTATACAAAATACGAATCGGAAGGACGCGCCAGAAAGACTATTAAAGCGCGCGAATTATGGACTGCCATCATCGAAGCACAAACAGAAACGGGCAATCCGTATTTGTTGTACAAAGATGCTTGCAACGAGAAATCCAATCAAAAAAATCTCGGCACCATTAAATCATCTAATCTGTGTACAGAAATTGTAGAATACACGGCACCAGACGAAATAGCCGTATGTAATTTGGCGTCCATCGCGTTGCCACGCTTTGTAGAAAATGGAAAATTTGATCACCAAAGATTGTTTGATGTTACGTATGTGGTAACAAAAAATCTGAATAAAATTATTGATAAAAATTATTATCCGGTTCCGGAAGCACGCAGATCAAATATGCGTCATCGCCCTATCGGAATTGGTGTACAAGGTTTAGCAGATGCTTTTATTTTAATGCGAATGGCATTTGATTCGGAAGAAGCGCAACAATTGAATAAAGACATTTTCGAGACGATTTATTATGCTTCGATGACGGCTTCAAAAGATCTTTCGAAAGTAGAAGGACATTATGAAACATATCCAGGATCACCTGTTTCTCAAGGTATTTTTCAATTTGATATGTGGGGCGTAACGCCGAGCAATCGTTGGGAATGGGACGTGTTGAAAGAAGAAGTGAAAAAATTTGGTGTACGTAATTCATTATTGCTTGCGCCGATGCCAACTGCTTCTACATCACAAATACTTGGTAATAACGAATGTTTCGAGCCATATACATCCAACATTTACACGCGCAGAGTATTGTCGGGCGAATTTGTGATCGTTAACAAACATTTATTGAAAGACCTTGTAAAATTGGGTATTTGGAACGATAAATTGAAAAATAAAATTATCGGAGCCAATGGTTCTGTTCAAGGCATTGACGAAATTCCGCAAAACATAAAAGAATTGTACAAAACAGTTTGGGAAATTTCGCAAAAAACTATTATCAATATGGCAGCCGACAGAGGCGCGTACATTTGTCAATCGCAATCCTTGAATTTATTTATACAAAGTCCGAATTTCGCGAAACTAAGTTCCATGCACTTTTACGCTTGGAAAAAAGGGTTAAAAACAGGAATGTATTATTTGAGAACAAAAGCGGCTGCGGATGCCATCAAATTTACGGTAGAAGCAGAAAGCGAACAACCGCTCGAAATTTTAGGAAACGAAGATGCCTTGATATTGCAACGTCAAGCTGAAATAAGTTGTTCTTTAGATAATCCTGAAAATTGCGAAAGCTGCAGCGGTTAA
- a CDS encoding ribonucleoside-diphosphate reductase small subunit, producing MTEPILVENKDRFVLFPIKHKQIWEMYKKAEASFWTAEEIDLSPDLQDWANKLNNDERHFIKHVLAFFAASDGIVNENLAINFMNEVQYPEARCFYGFQIMMENIHSETYSLLIDTYIKEPDEKAKLFNAIETLPCVGGKAAWALKWIGSDSFAERLIAFAAVEGIFFSGSFCSIFWLKKRGLMPGLTFSNELISRDEGLHCDFACLLYSQLKHKLPASKVAEIIRNAVEIEKEFVRDAIPVRLIGMNADLMCQYIEFVADRLLVALGCSKLFNTTNPFDFMELISLQGKTNFFEKRVAEYQKSGVMGKKEENVFKLDEDF from the coding sequence ATGACAGAACCAATTTTAGTAGAGAACAAAGACCGATTTGTACTTTTCCCGATTAAACACAAACAGATTTGGGAAATGTATAAAAAGGCAGAAGCGAGTTTTTGGACAGCGGAGGAAATAGATCTTTCGCCGGATTTGCAAGACTGGGCAAATAAATTGAACAATGACGAAAGACACTTTATTAAACACGTGCTTGCTTTTTTCGCGGCAAGCGATGGAATTGTAAATGAAAATTTAGCCATCAATTTTATGAATGAAGTGCAATATCCGGAAGCGCGTTGTTTTTACGGTTTCCAGATAATGATGGAAAACATTCATTCCGAAACGTATTCTTTATTGATTGATACTTATATCAAAGAACCGGACGAAAAAGCAAAATTATTTAATGCCATCGAAACACTTCCTTGCGTGGGCGGCAAAGCAGCTTGGGCATTGAAATGGATTGGTAGCGATTCGTTTGCGGAACGCTTAATAGCTTTTGCAGCTGTAGAAGGAATCTTTTTTTCTGGAAGTTTTTGCTCCATTTTTTGGTTGAAAAAACGCGGATTAATGCCAGGATTAACTTTCTCTAACGAACTTATTTCGCGCGATGAAGGCTTGCATTGTGATTTCGCGTGTTTGTTGTATTCTCAATTAAAACACAAATTACCCGCTTCCAAAGTGGCGGAAATTATTCGCAATGCTGTAGAAATTGAAAAAGAATTTGTGCGCGATGCCATTCCCGTAAGATTAATTGGCATGAATGCCGATTTGATGTGTCAATACATCGAGTTTGTAGCAGATCGTTTATTAGTAGCTTTAGGATGCAGCAAATTATTTAACACCACCAATCCATTTGATTTTATGGAATTGATTTCGTTACAAGGAAAAACAAATTTTTTCGAGAAGCGCGTAGCAGAATACCAAAAATCAGGAGTAATGGGCAAAAAAGAAGAAAACGTTTTCAAATTAGACGAAGATTTTTAA